In a genomic window of Oncorhynchus keta strain PuntledgeMale-10-30-2019 chromosome 26, Oket_V2, whole genome shotgun sequence:
- the LOC118358911 gene encoding claudin-18-like has product MGTTVIQQIGFILGVLGQFFVSAATAMDMWGLQDRSFSVITSVYTYSGLWKSCVENSSGMTQCRPYFTILGLPVMLQAVRALMIVGIVLGAIGCLIAIFALKSLKMGNMEDNVKATMTLTSGVMFLLAGVCGIAGVSVFANLIVSSFRFTTYADSGYGGGVLGGLGGSLTPRYTFGTALFVGWIGGAVLVIGGVMMCIAFRGMIPSKEKRQGYGVAYKAASQHTTVFKDDAKPRLAYDESFRAQIMNGRHSNQQYV; this is encoded by the exons ATGGGCACCACAGTGATTCAGCAAATCGGCTTCATTCTGGGTGTGTTGGGCCAGTTTTTCGTATCTGCTGCTACAGCCATGGATATGTGGGGTTTACAGGACCGGTCCTTCTCAGTCATAACAAGTGTTTACACTTACTCTGGACTCTGGAAATCATGTGTAGAAAACTCATCTGGAATGACCCAATGCAGGCCTTATTTTACCATACTAGGGCTGCCAG TTATGCTCCAAGCTGTGCGGGCACTGATGATAGTTGGGATAGTTCTGGGAGCCATCGGCTGTCTGATTGCCATCTTTGCCCTCAAGAGTCTGAAGATGGGAAATATGGAGGACAATGTCAAGGCTACCATGACACTGACCTCTGGGGTCATGTTTCTGCTTGCAG GTGTCTGTGGCATTGCTGGAGTGTCTGTCTTTGCCAACCTAATCGTGTCCAGCTTCCGGTTCACCACCTATGCAGACAGTGGATATGGAGGAGGAGTACTGGGAGGACTTGGAGGATCTCTCACTCCCAG GTACACCTTTGGCACCGCCCTCTTTGTGGGGTGGATAGGCGGGGCTGTGTTGGTCATAGGAGGAGTTATGATGTGTATTGCCTTCAGAGGGATGATTCCATCAAAGGAGAAGCGACAAGG TTATGGGGTGGCCTACAAAGCTGCGTCCCAACACACAACAGTGTTCAAGGATGACGCGAAACCCAGACTCGCCTATGACGAGTCTTTCAGAGCCCAGATTATGAATGGAAGACACTCCAACCAGCAATATGTGTGA